A window from Kiritimatiellia bacterium encodes these proteins:
- a CDS encoding type II toxin-antitoxin system HicB family antitoxin — MKYMIVIHEDINGGYWAEAPELPGCVSQGETLDELKANMREAIEGYLEVMQDEGRKPEASVKLDEVLV; from the coding sequence ATGAAATACATGATCGTAATACATGAGGATATTAACGGCGGATACTGGGCTGAAGCCCCGGAGCTTCCCGGCTGCGTATCGCAGGGCGAAACGCTTGATGAACTCAAGGCCAACATGCGCGAGGCCATTGAAGGCTACCTGGAAGTCATGCAGGATGAAGGCAGAAAGCCTGAAGCCAGCGTGAAACTTGACGAGGTGCTGGTGT